From Stigmatopora nigra isolate UIUO_SnigA chromosome 17, RoL_Snig_1.1, whole genome shotgun sequence, a single genomic window includes:
- the csgalnact1a gene encoding chondroitin sulfate N-acetylgalactosaminyltransferase 1, protein MRVADMLRRRLLGWLARVGSVLVLLCCSLLLVYLMTCSPPPMEPRAGVYQLRMGEMSLGVEAPISGTGRAHQSKAPPRIHSYQTLLQELEEKHRLHISSLKKQIAQLKEALQERSQQLKGVQDSLKKAAVGADGQGLPAGDLGDTPAAKSQQASLQNFLGSQISKAEITTGTRIHSEYAVVPFESFTLQKVYQLEMGLSRNPVRTDKREELSEVLETALRNLNTSPGQPGGNSGKVYSPSDFVEGITRTEKDKGTVYELTFRGESVHEFRHLVFFRPFGPLMKVKSERVNTADVLINIVLPLSRRTDNFKQFIRNFREVCVRQDGRVYLTVVYFGKDQLSEVQQILESAFREVNFKNYTLLQLDEEFSRGRGLDVGVRAWKGGNVLLFFCDVDVYLTSDFLTTCRLNALSGKKVFYPVLFSQYNPKLIYGGHEHIPPLDQQLVINKKTGFWRDFGFGMTCQFRSDFINIGGFDINIKGWGSEDVYLYQKYLRSELLVVRAPSRNLFHLWHEKHCADNFTSKQYSMCMRSKIMNEASHQQLGLLFFQKDIDAHLRKQNTQQKL, encoded by the exons ATGAGAGTCGCAGACATGTTGCGGCGTAGGCTTTTGGGTTGGTTGGCCCGTGTGGGCTCTGTGCTCGTTTTACTATGCTGCTCCTTGTTGCTTGTCTACTTGATGACCTGCAGTCCCCCTCCCATGGAGCCTCGCGCCGGTGTCTACCAACTCAGAATGGGTGAGATGAGCCTTGGGGTGGAGGCGCCCATATCTGGAACCGGGCGAGCTCACCAAAGCAAAGCGCCCCCAAGGATTCATTCCTACCAGACACTGCTGCAAGAGCTCGAAGAGAAACACCGCCTGCACATCTCCTCACTGAAGAAACAGATTGCTCAGCTCAAGGAGGCGTTGCAGGAACGCAGCCAGCAGCTGAAAGGTGTCCAAGACAGCCTGAAGAAGGCTGCCGTGGGGGCGGACGGGCAGGGATTACCAGCTGGCGACCTCGGAGATACCCCCGCAGCCAAAAGCCAGCAGGCCAGCCTTCAGAATTTCTTGGGGAGCCAGATCTCCAAAGCAGAGATAACGACCGGAACAAGGATACATAGCGAATATGCGGTGGTACCATTTGAGAGCTTCACCCTGCAGAAAGTCTATCAGTTGGAGATGGGACTGTCACGGAACCCTGTGAGAACAGATAAGCGTGAGGAGCTAAGCGAGGTGCTGGAGACCGCCCTGCGGAACCTCAACACGTCGCCCGGGCAACCTGGTGGCAATAGCGGCAAAGTCTACTCGCCGTCCGACTTTGTTGAAG GAATCACGCGCACCGAAAAGGACAAGGGGACAGTGTACGAGCTGACCTTCCGAGGGGAATCCGTCCATGAATTTCGCCACTTGGTTTTCTTCCGACCCTTCGGTCCACTCATGAAGGTGAAAAGTGAGCGCGTGAACACGGCAGACGTACTCATTAACATCGTGCTTCCGCTGTCTCGACGCACCGACAACTTCAAGCAGTTCATCCGCAACTTCAG GGAAGTGTGTGTGCGCCAAGATGGCCGTGTCTACCTCACAGTTGTCTATTTTGGGAAGGATCAACTAAGTGAGGTCCAACAGATACTGGAAAGCGCATTCAG GGAGGTCAACTTCAAAAACTACACTCTCCTACAGCTGGATGAGGAATTTTCCAGAGGTAGGGGTTTGGATGTCGGGGTGCGAGCGTGGAAGGGCGGCAACGTCTTGCTCTTCTTCTGCGACGTTGACGTCTACTTAACATCCGACTTCCTCACAACTTGCCGTCTCAACGCACTGTCAG ggaaaaaagtattttacccAGTGTTGTTCAGCCAGTACAACCCAAAACTTATCTACGGTGGTCATGAGCACATCCCGCCATTGGACCAACAGCTG gtgataAATAAGAAGACGGGCTTCTGGAGAGATTTTGGATTTGGTATGACCTGCCAGTTCCGCTCAGACTTCATCAACATAG GAGGGTTTGACATCAACATCAAGGGCTGGGGCAGCGAGGACGTGTACCTGTATCAAAAGTACCTGCGTAGCGAGCTCCTGGTGGTGCGGGCTCCGTCCCGCAACCTCTTTCATTTATGGCACGAGAAGCACTGCGCTGACAATTTCACCTCCAAGCAGTACAGCATGTGCATGCGGTCCAAGATTATGAATGAAGCGTCACACCAACAGCTTGGCTTGCTCTTCTTCCAAAAAGACATTGACGCACATCTCCGGAAACAGAATACGCAACAAAAACTATGA